From one Cyanobacterium stanieri PCC 7202 genomic stretch:
- a CDS encoding multicopper oxidase type 3 (PFAM: Multicopper oxidase; FG-GAP repeat~COGs: COG2132 Putative multicopper oxidase~InterPro IPR011707:IPR011706:IPR013517:IPR002355~KEGG: ter:Tery_5023 multicopper oxidase, type 2~PFAM: multicopper oxidase type 3; multicopper oxidase type 2; FG-GAP repeat protein~SPTR: Multicopper oxidase type 3) — MSTLPLLSSLENGYIIGQQNFDSWSQGFNPDGYLKVLPRPNEKVVYQDPFLQWQIDHQNYQDGVFVSRGANGEYYSSWGPADTLEIDLYMDELEQIVIDGFGILQQGDGFIDWLGKATPYDILRAYNGRIPGPMLITEPGDTLKITLHNNLDQPTNFHTHGLHVSPVGHGDNVLVTIAPGDSWDIEIKIPENHFIGPQWYHPHLHGLTNEQVASGLAGYLLINPRHDLPDLDKFDPVTNPAFFMAIQTYGIQQEYRPSRPNDPLNQSADSSFSLPAGTPLAQTINQDGDPVYTISNAPYVTYSGLVAGYDPTDPLGGRPYGEGLFLEPVENVIHTINGQYNPTIETTTGEWNLFSFANMSVNSFFIVQLYKEEADGTLTPQELLLTAIDGDAAGVVEGIRREVMDSPILNPGSRISLQNWFEEPGKYYFLANGTAELIGDHAPFLTQNKGFDDGHLTWAPQVLATVEVTGDPTPTGAFPEAYDFLIQESNKINNLVDRALAGDVDKERTFVWSANVGGAISEGRMPDDTDVATFEGTYRINGEYYATEGIAMTPLTMPMLGTTEIWDVVNISGISDPSLQVDFPLLEWHPFHIHQNDFVVLEINGIPVSDIQQNYLERVLSDTVALPPAHAPGSVTPQNPYGTPQINGNPSVVRILMEFLDFPGAYVNHCHILFHEDAGMMAVVRVILNTEDTWLGLDNDHGDSIHLSQASNTDNQIHLTPYGHGFSGGVQVAIADINNKTIRDPNNVNVNDNITDVATIQRQLTNPNQEFAIKVFDGDTLFINSEFAYHFSGNDPNTLLAEIRPFQDINTSTDNITSIAAGDINGDGFADIVVGIGGGIAPRVEIYSGQNFQLLGRFNPFHHEEFTGNINIAVGDINGDNFDDIIISQGAGGRGLVELYDGREFDRIIRTGEINTLSPNGVAHETEILTSEFQPYGPHFTGEVKVTSGYVLQTPDEPNGLPVQTAGANITTMAMGDIPHGHDQIKIHALLGGHGHHSSSHLTPQSAHDHSNHGGDDHSASGNDQILLQTSFTPDVELTNFAGTFADIHSKRGKGVILAQDINGKEQFISLHQQNNPQFIAIDSHTPSPQPPVSSPRGIFDDVLQPLIMLRHHSLASLMQESFAFSHHGSSSASPHGHDIISHHGHHPISNVGHQNPLVANIS; from the coding sequence ATGAGTACACTACCGCTTCTTTCCTCCCTTGAAAACGGCTACATTATCGGTCAACAAAACTTCGATAGTTGGAGCCAAGGATTTAACCCCGATGGATACCTCAAAGTTTTACCTAGACCTAACGAAAAAGTAGTTTATCAAGATCCCTTCTTGCAATGGCAGATTGATCATCAAAACTATCAAGATGGTGTATTCGTATCCCGAGGTGCCAATGGGGAATACTATTCTAGTTGGGGGCCTGCGGATACCTTGGAAATCGATCTTTATATGGACGAACTAGAGCAGATCGTCATCGATGGTTTTGGTATCCTACAACAAGGAGACGGTTTTATTGATTGGCTAGGAAAAGCGACCCCCTACGACATTCTCAGGGCTTACAACGGTCGCATCCCTGGCCCAATGTTGATCACAGAGCCGGGAGATACCCTGAAAATAACCCTCCATAACAACCTCGATCAGCCCACCAATTTTCATACCCATGGTTTGCACGTTTCCCCCGTCGGTCATGGGGATAATGTTTTAGTTACCATCGCCCCGGGAGACAGTTGGGACATAGAAATAAAAATCCCTGAGAATCACTTTATCGGGCCCCAATGGTACCATCCCCACCTCCATGGACTAACCAATGAGCAGGTAGCTTCGGGTTTAGCAGGTTATCTATTAATTAATCCCCGTCATGATCTCCCTGACCTAGATAAGTTTGATCCCGTTACTAACCCAGCCTTTTTCATGGCGATTCAAACCTACGGCATCCAACAGGAATATCGCCCTAGTCGTCCTAATGATCCCCTCAATCAATCGGCGGATTCTTCCTTCTCTCTCCCCGCAGGGACTCCCCTTGCCCAAACCATCAACCAAGATGGGGATCCTGTATATACCATCTCCAATGCCCCCTATGTCACCTATAGCGGACTCGTAGCAGGGTATGATCCCACTGATCCCCTCGGGGGAAGACCCTACGGAGAAGGTTTGTTCCTCGAACCTGTGGAGAATGTCATCCATACCATCAATGGACAGTATAACCCCACCATCGAAACCACCACGGGGGAATGGAATTTATTTTCTTTTGCCAACATGAGCGTTAATTCTTTCTTTATCGTTCAACTCTATAAAGAAGAAGCGGATGGAACCCTTACCCCTCAAGAACTACTCTTAACGGCGATCGATGGTGATGCGGCGGGGGTTGTGGAGGGCATTCGTCGGGAGGTAATGGACAGCCCCATCCTTAATCCGGGTTCTCGTATTTCGTTACAAAACTGGTTTGAGGAACCGGGTAAATATTATTTTCTTGCCAATGGTACCGCCGAATTAATTGGCGATCATGCTCCTTTCCTAACCCAAAATAAAGGATTTGATGATGGTCATCTAACTTGGGCTCCTCAAGTGTTGGCGACGGTAGAAGTGACGGGGGATCCCACTCCTACGGGGGCTTTTCCTGAAGCGTATGATTTTCTGATTCAAGAAAGCAACAAGATCAATAATTTGGTAGATCGGGCTTTGGCAGGAGATGTGGATAAGGAGAGAACATTTGTTTGGTCTGCAAATGTGGGCGGTGCCATCAGTGAAGGTAGAATGCCTGATGATACGGATGTAGCAACTTTTGAGGGAACTTATCGGATTAATGGAGAATATTATGCCACCGAAGGCATCGCCATGACTCCTTTAACCATGCCCATGTTGGGTACCACAGAAATTTGGGATGTGGTCAATATTTCTGGTATCTCGGATCCTAGTTTACAGGTCGATTTTCCTCTCCTAGAATGGCATCCTTTCCATATCCATCAAAATGATTTTGTGGTCTTAGAAATTAATGGTATCCCTGTTAGTGATATTCAACAAAACTACTTAGAACGGGTGTTAAGTGATACCGTTGCCCTTCCCCCTGCCCACGCCCCCGGTTCGGTGACTCCCCAAAACCCCTATGGTACTCCCCAAATCAACGGTAATCCATCGGTGGTGAGGATTTTAATGGAGTTTCTTGATTTCCCTGGGGCTTATGTCAATCATTGTCATATTCTTTTCCATGAGGATGCGGGGATGATGGCGGTGGTAAGGGTGATTTTGAATACGGAAGATACTTGGCTTGGTTTGGACAATGATCATGGGGATTCTATTCATCTATCCCAAGCTAGTAATACTGATAATCAAATCCATCTCACTCCCTATGGTCACGGATTTTCAGGAGGGGTTCAAGTGGCGATCGCCGATATAAACAACAAAACCATCCGAGATCCTAACAATGTCAATGTCAATGACAACATAACCGATGTTGCCACCATTCAAAGACAACTCACCAATCCTAACCAAGAATTTGCCATCAAAGTATTTGACGGTGACACCCTGTTTATCAACTCTGAATTTGCATATCACTTTTCAGGGAATGATCCCAATACCCTCCTCGCCGAAATCAGACCCTTTCAAGATATTAACACCAGTACCGATAACATTACCTCCATTGCCGCAGGAGACATCAACGGGGATGGCTTTGCCGATATAGTGGTGGGCATTGGGGGAGGAATCGCCCCCCGTGTGGAAATCTATAGCGGTCAAAACTTTCAATTACTGGGTCGTTTTAATCCTTTCCACCATGAAGAATTTACGGGTAACATTAATATTGCCGTGGGAGACATCAACGGTGATAACTTCGATGACATTATCATCTCCCAAGGGGCAGGAGGAAGAGGATTAGTTGAATTATATGATGGACGTGAATTTGACCGCATCATTCGTACAGGGGAAATTAACACCCTAAGCCCCAATGGTGTCGCCCATGAAACCGAAATCTTAACCAGTGAATTTCAACCCTACGGGCCCCACTTTACAGGTGAAGTGAAAGTGACATCGGGTTATGTCTTACAAACCCCCGACGAACCCAATGGCTTACCAGTACAAACCGCAGGGGCGAATATTACCACCATGGCGATGGGAGATATACCCCATGGTCATGATCAAATCAAAATCCACGCCCTTCTCGGAGGACATGGTCATCATAGCTCTTCCCATCTGACACCCCAATCTGCTCATGATCATAGTAATCATGGAGGAGATGATCATTCTGCTTCTGGCAATGATCAAATATTACTACAAACATCCTTCACCCCCGATGTGGAATTAACTAATTTTGCTGGTACATTTGCTGATATACATAGCAAAAGAGGTAAAGGAGTCATTTTGGCTCAAGATATTAACGGTAAAGAGCAATTCATTAGTTTACACCAACAAAATAATCCTCAATTTATTGCCATTGATAGTCATACACCTTCTCCCCAACCCCCTGTTTCTTCTCCTCGAGGTATTTTTGACGATGTACTCCAACCCTTAATTATGCTTCGCCATCATTCTCTGGCTAGTTTGATGCAAGAATCTTTTGCTTTTAGTCATCATGGTTCCTCATCAGCTTCGCCCCATGGTCATGACATTATTTCCCATCATGGGCATCATCCCATCTCTAATGTGGGTCATCAAAATCCTTTAGTTGCAAATATCAGTTAA